Within the Thermostichus lividus PCC 6715 genome, the region GGCAACACCACGATAAATAAAGCTTGCAGCGGCGGAAACATCTCAAAGAGGAACCCCCCCAACGGCATAACGTAAAACAGGGGCAAGAGGTAGGCCAAGCAAGCAAAGATGCGATCGGGGATCGTTGTTGTGGCACGCCAAGTCACAATGTAGCCCTCACAATGATTAGGTGTCTTGTTCTAGGGTAGCGGGCAAATCCGACACTTGAACTAGATGAAACCCCATCTGACAGCGAAACTGCTGACACCCCCGCTCTGAGGAACCATACACAGGGGCACCGCACCGCAATTGACCTTCTTTCCAGCGAGGTTGACCATGGCGATCGGCAAGGAGACAGGACTGGCAAACAGACTGTGACGGTAGAATATGATTCTGGGTCAGGATCACTAGCATGACAGACCTCCCGACAGAGCTTACGCTGCTGCTAGCTACTTATAAATCAGCTAAATCAGCGTAATTCTCATGTATGTATTTTACCGCCTCTGAAGGGGCGACTCACTGCCACTGTGATCAAGACGATCGGGACAAGCAGACGACAAACCCAAGCACTGGGTGCAGCGCTTGAACTAGGACAAGAACCGCCAGCAGAAACGTAACAATTTTCGCCCAGAGGGGGCGTAAAGGGCAGTATAGAAAGCCACAAACTGCTAGTGCGCCTACAAGGACACTGCCAAAAACCTCAAGTAAGCCATAGGGCATCCCACAGATGCGGGTAGGTTGATAGTACACAGGCACCGCAAATAAAGCCACAACAAACGTAGCAACAGTCCAGCCAACCGCTATGAGGCTTTTGCGATGTGCCATCTTTTTGCTCCTGATGCCAAATCACTGTCCTAGGTACGCTCTCAAGACATCAGGATTCGTTTGAATCTCACTGGGAGAGCCATTCGCAAGGTTTTTACCTTCTGCCAATACCCAGATGTGATGACACAAAGACATTATGACATCCATATTGTGCTCAATAATCAGGAAGGTGACACCATCCTGTTGATTCCACTGAAGAATATACTCACAGATTTGATTAATGAGGGTAGGGTTAACACCAGCCGCTGGCTCGTCCAACAGAACAAGCCGCGGGCGATGCATCATCACCCGTGCCATTTCCAAGAGTTTGCGCTGACCACCGGAAAGGGCACCGGCATAGTCATTGGCTTTAGCTGCTAGTCCAACAGACTCTAAAAGATGCCAAGCACGCTGCCGTAACTCTTGTTCTTCTTGGCGAATGCGCAGGGGCTTGAGCCAACTATTCCAGAATTGTTCACCGGTTTGCCGGGGAGCCGCCAAGAGCATATTTTCTAGAACCGACAGCCGGGACAGTACCCGCGGTACCTGAAAGGTGCGCAGTAGCCCCTGCAGCGCCACTTGGTGGGGGGGTAAATGGCTAATGGGTTCACCGTCAAAGATCACCCGGCCTTGATCGGGGGGAATAAAATTGCAAAGCAGGTTAAAGAGCGTTGTTTTGCCTGCGCCGTTGGGACCAATCAGACCCGTGATACTATTGCGAGCCACTGAAATTTCGGCATGATCGACGGCATGAATGCCTCCAAAGCACTTGCACAATCCCGTTGCCACCAGCAGGTTGGGGTCAGGTGACTGAGTGACTCCACTGGAAACAGGTGCAATGGATGGTTCATCGACCAAGGCTGAGTTCCTCCTTTTTGCCCAAAATACCCTGTGGTCGCCACATCATCAAGAGGATCAAGAGCACACCAATGAGCATCATCCGCAAGGCTTCGAGGCGACCCCCATCTAGGGGAATAAAGCGTGTTAAGGCAGTATAGGCCCAAAACAGAGTGGCACCTAAGAGGGTACCCATATTATTGCCAGCACCGCCGAGCACCACAATAGTCCATGCCTGAAAAGTAATGAGGGAAACAAAGCCATCGGGGTTCACAAAGGTCAGTTGCCACGCATAAAATGACCCCGCTACTGCCGCGATCGCCCCTCCCAGCATCAAGGACTGCATTTTATACGCAAACACGTTTTTACCCAGCGCCTTGGCCACCTCTTCATCTTCACGAATGGCTTTGAGCACTCGTCCCCACGGAGAATGGATCCAGCGCTCCAATTGCCACACCACAATCGCTAGCACCAACACTAACAACCACAGCAGGCCAGCCCGATAGCTAAAATCCCACAGGCCAACGGTTAAGGCTTGCACCACCAGTCCCACCAGCGCTGCCGCTAAGGTATTTAAGCCTATGGGCACGATTGGAACCCCACGCCATTGACTACCCAACAGCGCGATCGCCCCGCCAAGGGTGATCAGGGTGACCACCAACGGTGCTATAGCAAGGCCACGCCCTAAACTCAGTGGTTCAAGGGTCAGCCACAACCCCACAGACCCCGCAACCAGTAGAGCAGCGTAGGCAGGTAGTCCCCAAGGGGGGAGCGATCGCCCCCGACTGTACTGGCGCTCTAACCACTGCCACCACTGCACTGCTGCGGCCACCACTACCCCCAGAAAATGGCAATCATCCCCAGCTTAGTCGGCAGATTCGGCTCAAACTGTGCCAAAGGTAACGGAAAGCCATAGACCCCCCGCCCACCCCGGGTCAGCCAATCTTCATTCAGGGCAACCAGACGGACAATTTCCGCCATCCCAATTGTGACAATGGCCAAATAATCCTCCCGTAGGCGCAGGGTAGCAATCCCCATCACAAACCCCAGCCCCATTGCCAGAATCACACCTGCTAGAACCGCAAAGAGCATCGGCACCCCAGCAATCCCCAGCAAAATCGTGGTGTAGGAGCCTAAGGCCAAAAACCCCACATGGCCAAAGTTAATCAGCCCTGTGTAGCCCCACTGTAAATTTAAGCCCAAACTAAAGAGGGCAAAGGTTGCGGTAAAGATACCCAAGGAAATTAGATAGCCAACCATGTGTTGCGATAGATGACTCAGTGAAGATGAGCTCAAATTACCACAGTTAAGAGAGGCTGCGGCTGTTGAAAATCTGGTCGCGGATGTTTAGCAAAAATTTAAGGCAAGGTGCAGTCTAGGTTACCCTGCGGGCTAAAGGTCTCCCCCTATAGTGAGTAGTAAGTTTTGCAGGTTGCTTCCATGACCTTCTCCTTTCGTCGGACAAAAATTGTCGCCACCATCGGACCTGCCAGCCGCTCCCGCGACATCATCGCGCAACTGCTCGCGGCGGGGATGAGTGTAGCGCGGCTGAACTTCTCCCATGGCGATTATCGCGATCATGCCGAAACTATTACCCTACTGCGGCAGGTGGCGAATGAGCAGGCAACCCCCCTAACGCTGCTCCAAGATCTGCAAGGCCCCAAAATTCGGGTCGGACAGCTACCATCCGGCTCTGTTGAACTGGTGGAAGGGGCGCAGGTTAATTTATTGCCCTTAGCAGAAGCAACGGAGAGCACCAGCGGCATTGGGATTGACTACCCCTACCTTGCTGAAGAAGCTCAGCCCGGAATGCAGGTGCTGCTCGATGATGGGTTAATGGAATTAGTGGTGGAAGCCGTTGCCGAAAAGGTAGTAACCTGTCGGGTGGTGCAGGGCGGTACCCTCAAAAGTCGCAAAGGGGTCAATTTACCCGACTTAAACCTGCGGTTGCCATCCCTAACGGAAAAAGATCGGCAGGATATTCTCTTTGGTATTGCCCAAGGGGTAGATATTATTTCCCTTAGTTTTGTGCGCCGTGCAGAAGATTTGTGGGAATTGCGGGAATTCTTGGCGGCTCATGGTGCCAGTGATATGCCCATCTTGGCTAAAATTGAAAAGCCTCAAGCCGTAGAAAACCTAACGG harbors:
- a CDS encoding ABC transporter ATP-binding protein; the protein is MVDEPSIAPVSSGVTQSPDPNLLVATGLCKCFGGIHAVDHAEISVARNSITGLIGPNGAGKTTLFNLLCNFIPPDQGRVIFDGEPISHLPPHQVALQGLLRTFQVPRVLSRLSVLENMLLAAPRQTGEQFWNSWLKPLRIRQEEQELRQRAWHLLESVGLAAKANDYAGALSGGQRKLLEMARVMMHRPRLVLLDEPAAGVNPTLINQICEYILQWNQQDGVTFLIIEHNMDVIMSLCHHIWVLAEGKNLANGSPSEIQTNPDVLRAYLGQ